A section of the Roseivirga sp. BDSF3-8 genome encodes:
- a CDS encoding beta-ketoacyl synthase N-terminal-like domain-containing protein has protein sequence MQGVSDNDIAIIGMAGRFPKAGNISEYWQNLVNGVNSVEKASEEKIAASGMPESVYNHKRFVNASSVLENGRYFDGDFFRLSKTEATLLDPQIRLLLQASYHAIEDAGYDLNRLDVAVGNFCGMSTNSYLIEILDTNALGEQIDPLLYRILNDKDFLATWISYKLNLTGPAMSLQTACSTSLLAVHQACQSLLNFECDMALAGGSAYNASETLGYVHVPESIFSKDGMCRPFDKNASGTIMGDGVGTVLLKRAADALADNDNIYALIKGTAVNNDGANKQGYTTPSVNYQRDMILEAISVADISPDTIGMIEAHGTGTLIGDPIEISALSEAYREHTDKLQYCAIGSVKGNIGHLDAAAGIASLIKTALCVKYGELVPNINFSEANPALNLGSSPFYISEAHTAWPDHFGIRRAGISSLGVGGTNVHVIVEQPPQRESTTARDDRPYVVGLSSMTAANLQQQKVRLADFLKHHTEISLADIENTTLYGRQMFAQRFSTVCTSRKELISQLEGSLNEEIYEGNGEFTNPVFLFPGQGSQYPGMGVGLYNQDEGFRKDMDFCFRYLNELCGTDFKEIVFSQDATLLGRTENTQVALFVVEYCLAKTVLRYGTVPAALIGHSLGEYVAACLAGIFSVEEALKLVYHRGRLMGQMAEGTMLLVRLSQDELTPLLEDQVSVCVINSDKSIVIGGPPKAIQKQSGVFDINSIKYKRLEVSHAYHTAMMQPALAEYEEVLQQATFNTAEFTIISTYTGATVDSQELGTPRYWLDQITNPVKFADAIKEATNTVSHPVFVEVGPGNGLSSFVKAILNEEADTVNLMPRTDNLEASVLNLQKGRAQLYAKGSPSEKPGSHPGRKISLPGYYFSKQYFWKPLLNVQYRDFPEIKSAYHQNQSRYLSNRLKTSVEVHLENEKISPELLEAMDELHKQYIEGIQKLFSACSESLHSKIQVMYDDTSFAAVENACAEQVINKKRPVSTVYVAPATEMEKSIAVYWESVLGYAPAGIMDNYFEAGGNSLLATKLMTQLSDEFEVELTLKELSETLNIKELATLITSKKNADNLVDMIAGSEYDDEEDYIEL, from the coding sequence ATGCAAGGAGTTTCAGATAATGATATTGCCATCATTGGCATGGCAGGAAGATTTCCTAAAGCAGGCAATATTTCAGAATACTGGCAAAACCTTGTCAATGGGGTCAATAGTGTAGAGAAGGCGAGTGAGGAGAAAATAGCTGCTTCAGGCATGCCTGAATCTGTATACAATCACAAAAGGTTTGTCAACGCCAGTTCTGTATTGGAAAACGGCAGGTACTTTGATGGTGACTTCTTCAGGCTTTCAAAAACTGAAGCTACCCTGCTGGATCCGCAGATCAGGTTACTTCTCCAGGCCAGCTACCATGCAATAGAGGATGCAGGGTATGACCTTAACAGGTTGGATGTAGCCGTTGGGAACTTTTGCGGTATGTCTACCAACTCTTACCTTATTGAAATTCTGGATACCAATGCTTTAGGTGAGCAAATAGATCCACTTCTTTACAGGATTTTAAATGACAAGGATTTTCTTGCTACCTGGATATCGTATAAACTGAACCTTACAGGACCGGCGATGAGTCTGCAGACTGCCTGCTCTACTTCCCTGCTGGCCGTGCACCAGGCCTGTCAGAGCCTTTTGAACTTTGAGTGTGATATGGCCCTGGCCGGCGGGTCGGCCTATAATGCTTCTGAGACCCTTGGTTATGTCCATGTACCGGAGTCTATTTTCTCTAAAGACGGTATGTGCCGGCCTTTTGATAAGAATGCCAGCGGAACCATAATGGGTGATGGTGTAGGCACTGTATTGCTCAAAAGAGCTGCGGATGCATTGGCCGATAACGACAATATCTATGCACTAATCAAGGGTACAGCTGTAAACAATGACGGAGCTAACAAGCAGGGATATACCACGCCTAGTGTAAACTATCAGCGTGACATGATCCTGGAAGCTATTAGTGTGGCAGATATCAGCCCGGACACTATTGGAATGATAGAGGCGCATGGCACCGGTACCCTGATCGGCGACCCGATAGAAATTTCTGCTCTCAGTGAGGCTTATCGCGAGCATACAGATAAGCTTCAGTACTGTGCTATCGGGTCAGTAAAAGGTAATATAGGCCATTTGGATGCTGCCGCAGGCATAGCTTCCCTCATCAAGACGGCACTGTGTGTAAAATACGGGGAACTTGTACCTAATATTAACTTTAGCGAAGCAAACCCAGCCTTAAACCTTGGGTCTTCGCCATTTTACATAAGTGAGGCCCATACTGCCTGGCCTGACCATTTTGGCATTCGTAGGGCAGGTATCAGTTCCCTGGGGGTAGGCGGGACTAATGTGCATGTGATCGTAGAGCAGCCGCCACAGCGAGAAAGCACTACTGCTCGGGATGACCGCCCTTATGTGGTGGGGCTGTCCTCTATGACTGCCGCTAACCTGCAGCAACAAAAGGTCCGGCTGGCAGACTTCCTGAAGCACCATACGGAAATATCCCTTGCGGATATAGAGAATACCACATTATATGGCAGACAAATGTTTGCTCAGCGTTTCAGTACAGTATGCACCAGCCGCAAGGAACTGATCTCGCAACTGGAGGGTAGCCTGAACGAAGAAATATACGAGGGAAATGGTGAGTTCACCAATCCCGTCTTCCTATTTCCGGGACAGGGAAGCCAGTATCCAGGTATGGGTGTGGGGCTGTATAATCAAGATGAAGGTTTTAGGAAGGACATGGATTTTTGCTTCCGCTACCTGAATGAATTGTGCGGCACTGACTTTAAAGAAATTGTATTCTCTCAGGATGCTACGCTGCTCGGCAGAACTGAAAATACCCAGGTGGCCCTGTTTGTGGTGGAATACTGCCTGGCAAAAACAGTGCTGCGTTACGGCACTGTTCCAGCAGCCCTTATCGGCCATAGTCTGGGAGAATATGTTGCCGCCTGCCTGGCTGGAATTTTTTCCGTAGAGGAGGCACTTAAACTTGTTTACCATCGGGGCAGACTGATGGGGCAAATGGCTGAAGGCACCATGTTGCTCGTTCGTCTGTCTCAGGATGAACTCACGCCGCTGTTGGAAGACCAGGTGAGTGTTTGCGTGATTAATAGTGATAAAAGTATAGTGATTGGAGGGCCGCCAAAAGCTATACAGAAGCAAAGCGGGGTATTTGATATTAATAGTATTAAATATAAAAGGCTGGAGGTTTCTCATGCCTATCATACGGCTATGATGCAGCCTGCTCTGGCTGAGTATGAGGAAGTTTTGCAACAGGCAACCTTTAATACGGCTGAGTTTACTATTATATCCACCTATACCGGGGCTACGGTCGATAGCCAAGAACTGGGCACGCCTCGCTACTGGTTGGACCAAATCACAAACCCGGTAAAGTTTGCGGATGCCATTAAAGAAGCTACAAATACTGTATCTCATCCAGTATTTGTAGAAGTAGGCCCAGGAAACGGACTTTCCTCTTTCGTAAAAGCAATTTTAAACGAAGAGGCCGATACGGTAAACCTGATGCCGAGGACTGATAACCTTGAGGCTTCGGTACTTAACCTTCAAAAGGGGAGAGCTCAACTATACGCGAAAGGCAGCCCATCAGAAAAACCCGGCAGCCACCCCGGTAGAAAGATCTCACTTCCCGGCTATTATTTCTCAAAGCAATACTTTTGGAAACCTTTACTTAATGTACAGTACAGGGATTTTCCAGAAATCAAAAGTGCCTATCATCAAAATCAGAGCCGGTACCTAAGTAATAGGTTGAAGACGTCGGTGGAAGTGCATCTAGAAAATGAAAAGATTTCTCCAGAGCTGCTGGAAGCCATGGATGAATTGCACAAACAATATATAGAAGGCATCCAAAAGCTTTTCTCAGCCTGCAGTGAAAGCCTGCATTCTAAAATCCAGGTAATGTACGACGATACCTCATTTGCCGCTGTAGAGAATGCTTGTGCCGAGCAGGTAATAAATAAAAAAAGACCTGTAAGCACCGTATACGTAGCGCCTGCTACTGAAATGGAAAAGTCGATTGCCGTTTACTGGGAGTCAGTACTCGGATACGCTCCGGCCGGCATAATGGATAATTACTTCGAAGCAGGTGGAAACTCTCTACTGGCCACAAAGCTGATGACACAACTCTCTGACGAATTTGAGGTGGAACTGACACTGAAGGAGCTATCCGAAACATTAAATATTAAAGAACTCGCCACACTCATAACCTCTAAAAAGAATGCTGATAACCTGGTAGATATGATTGCCGGTAGTGAGTATGATGATGAGGAGGATTATATAGAGCTATGA
- a CDS encoding MupA/Atu3671 family FMN-dependent luciferase-like monooxygenase: MGDLTIKNRLTQIIRAGIRFEVSDEKLRVKGDLKVLTDEDKQFLKANKEAIIGLLQSRDQELPLIKRADNGDNKTLSFSQQSLWLLDRINNGSQHYNLTSTLKLKGKLDYDALNKTFRTILQRHESLRSVFSTDDSGNPVQTIQSVDSFQARTDEIDAAEPDVTRLIQEKVREEAQKRFDLSGDLLLSVRLIKLQAEEHILVVTMHHIASDGWSIGILINEFSVLYSSYMKGEGNPLPKLELQYADYARWQRDYMAGDVLEKHKKYWKGQLSDLPVLHSLPLDYARPNTQSFKGDVHRSQLEKGVVSALTKICREESASLFMGLHSAFSSLLSRYSNETDIVVGSPVANRSQAETANLVGFFMNILVLRTDLSKAPSLKGLIRQSKEVLEGAYEHQQMPFEKVIESLDIKRSLSHSPLFQVLLTLHNTQEGELAMPGLVMEKADYSESKSARYDLSLDVIQRSEGMDLTWEYNTDLFKEDTIARLAGDFNTLLSSLVAHPDKNIFEVNMVGDEKESLYASLKGDTVSLEAKDGAIASFITNTEEKPQRQAVICNDVPCTYEALGKRVDAIAEALLAQGVASGDKVGLCLLRNEALVAAIFACFKIGATYIPLDPVYPKDRIGQILDDADPKCVVTLSPLRNQYLSRVPANYIVCLDLLPESPSGNKLRVASYGDDNVAYIIFTSGSTGRPKGIEVTHGNLKNLLKGFDVSFGTGDHQRWLAQTSVNFDISVLELIWTISRGQTIVLQQTNPFKLLPPEKLKPAARLDFSVMFFGADKSHEQKYDLLLDTAKYADAHGFTAIWTPERHFGEFGGAFPNPSVISSALSLITKNLQLRSGSVVLPLHDPVKLAEDWSLVDNLSKGRIGMSIASGWQPDDFVLNNEHYHDRREEMRDKIEVLKKLWKGEGILRKNGIGKDFEIRIRPRPVQNELPLWITAAGNPDTFKYAGEIGANVLTHMLGQSLERLEENIKVYHQALNESGHKAEDKVITLMLHTYIDETEQLALGISEKPFKEYLGSSIKLMEPLANELGLDVNTQAEELIDLAFQKFSRENTLFGSPESVQGMLQAVSEIGVTELACLVDFGVEVPKVLENLGKIVETRELFESGSAFAEMLNIDNQKTELDLIDEYSITHVQMTPSQSKLTMDLYKQTPGKKLTSVKHWFIGGEALNETVVEEVASIAECKVYNMYGPTETTVWSAWREVRPGDIRIGGPVINTDLLLLNTYGQAVPVGVVGELYIGGEGVTKGYYNNEKLTHNAYAVIDHPYFGKKRFYRTGDLMKYNGDGTFDYVSRKDNQVKVNGYRVELEDIEKTIGKVPGVKNCKVVPAISNNTTFLSAYVVKEAVVHGNYTELPFEKQARPFYFPDGSTIYHQSDRQLGMLYKEIIEDGIYFKHGISVPEDGLVMDVGSNIGTFSIDVSRRQPSATVVAFEPIPQIFSALKKNFEHHQIKGRVLNYGVSDKKENATFYYYPEMAGMSGRFADQEQIVDAVRQYIANDQKKLDDGKEQLSDEEYAGRQALYERVEENKGLTKEMEQYLSSIYAAEEVDCKLTTISDVIDEMGIRTVDLLKVDVEKSECLVLEGIRSEHWSMIRHMALEVDGDKNLGIITKKLREHGYEVNVEDLVLSDADVPREENTYMLYATNNAYGVMPNNGALYNIQAQANENAIREYLKSALPEYMVPKDINFVPAIPLMENGKVDMVKLKATKSTETQPAQKVKLANQTEQDIYALWCEVLKKDSIPYHVSIFEAGGNSIEIVRLHEKMQKKFDKTFSLIELFRNPTIAQQAKLIQNAGGSTAKSASKAKDKGAARRNRRINKMK, translated from the coding sequence ATGGGAGATTTAACCATAAAGAACAGACTTACCCAGATTATAAGGGCAGGTATACGCTTTGAAGTTTCTGATGAAAAGCTCCGGGTCAAGGGAGATTTGAAGGTACTGACAGATGAGGACAAGCAATTTCTGAAGGCGAACAAGGAAGCCATTATCGGATTATTGCAATCCCGGGACCAGGAACTTCCGCTTATAAAAAGGGCTGATAACGGAGATAATAAAACCCTGTCATTCTCTCAGCAAAGCCTGTGGCTACTGGACAGGATTAACAACGGAAGCCAACATTACAATCTTACTTCCACGCTGAAACTTAAAGGAAAGCTTGATTATGATGCCCTTAATAAGACCTTCCGTACCATACTGCAACGGCATGAAAGCCTTAGAAGCGTATTTTCCACAGATGACTCTGGTAATCCGGTTCAGACTATACAATCAGTAGATTCTTTCCAGGCAAGAACTGACGAAATAGATGCCGCCGAACCTGATGTTACCCGGCTGATTCAGGAAAAAGTACGGGAGGAAGCACAGAAGAGATTTGACCTGTCCGGCGACTTACTGCTTAGTGTACGCCTGATAAAACTACAGGCGGAAGAGCACATCCTTGTTGTAACCATGCATCACATTGCATCTGATGGCTGGTCTATAGGCATCCTCATTAATGAGTTCAGCGTCTTGTACAGCAGCTACATGAAAGGTGAGGGCAACCCTCTGCCGAAACTGGAGTTGCAGTATGCCGACTATGCCCGCTGGCAAAGAGATTACATGGCTGGCGACGTGCTGGAAAAGCACAAAAAGTATTGGAAGGGGCAGTTATCCGACCTCCCCGTACTGCACAGCTTACCGCTGGACTATGCCCGCCCCAATACACAAAGCTTTAAAGGTGATGTGCATCGCTCGCAGCTAGAAAAGGGTGTCGTATCTGCACTGACAAAAATATGCAGGGAAGAATCTGCCTCACTGTTCATGGGACTTCATTCGGCATTCAGTAGTTTGCTGTCACGCTACAGTAATGAGACTGATATAGTAGTAGGCAGCCCTGTAGCAAACAGAAGTCAGGCAGAGACGGCTAACCTGGTAGGCTTTTTCATGAACATCCTGGTGCTACGTACCGATCTGTCCAAAGCCCCCAGTCTTAAAGGCCTGATCCGGCAAAGCAAAGAGGTGTTGGAAGGTGCTTATGAGCATCAGCAAATGCCTTTTGAAAAAGTAATAGAGTCCCTGGATATAAAGAGAAGCCTAAGCCATAGTCCTCTTTTCCAGGTGCTGCTTACCCTTCATAACACCCAGGAGGGGGAACTGGCTATGCCCGGCCTGGTCATGGAAAAAGCGGACTACTCGGAAAGCAAAAGTGCAAGGTATGATCTGAGTCTGGATGTGATTCAAAGATCCGAAGGTATGGACCTAACCTGGGAATACAATACCGACCTTTTTAAAGAAGATACTATAGCACGCCTCGCCGGTGATTTTAACACCCTTTTATCATCATTAGTGGCCCACCCGGATAAAAATATTTTCGAAGTAAATATGGTAGGGGATGAAAAAGAATCCTTGTATGCTTCTCTCAAAGGAGATACTGTATCGCTCGAAGCCAAAGACGGGGCTATCGCATCCTTTATTACAAATACAGAAGAAAAACCGCAGCGGCAGGCAGTAATATGTAATGATGTTCCCTGTACCTATGAAGCCCTCGGAAAGAGGGTGGATGCTATTGCCGAGGCGTTGCTGGCCCAGGGAGTAGCGAGCGGCGACAAGGTAGGCCTTTGCCTGCTTCGTAATGAGGCTTTAGTAGCGGCTATCTTTGCCTGCTTTAAAATAGGGGCTACCTACATCCCCCTCGATCCTGTATACCCGAAAGACAGAATTGGGCAGATCCTGGATGATGCGGACCCTAAATGCGTCGTCACACTAAGTCCATTACGCAACCAGTATCTTAGTAGGGTACCCGCAAATTATATTGTGTGCCTTGATCTACTACCAGAAAGCCCCTCTGGTAATAAATTACGGGTGGCTTCTTATGGAGACGATAATGTTGCTTACATTATTTTTACCTCCGGATCTACAGGCAGACCTAAAGGAATAGAAGTAACACATGGCAACCTGAAAAACCTGCTGAAAGGGTTTGATGTCTCTTTTGGTACCGGGGATCATCAGCGCTGGCTGGCGCAGACCAGTGTGAACTTCGATATATCTGTGCTGGAGCTCATCTGGACAATTTCACGTGGCCAAACCATTGTGCTGCAGCAGACGAATCCATTCAAATTGCTTCCTCCGGAAAAGCTGAAACCAGCAGCCAGGCTGGATTTTAGTGTGATGTTTTTTGGGGCAGACAAAAGCCATGAACAGAAATACGACCTCTTGCTTGACACGGCAAAATATGCCGATGCCCATGGTTTTACGGCCATATGGACACCTGAACGTCACTTTGGTGAATTCGGAGGTGCTTTTCCAAACCCTTCTGTCATAAGTTCTGCACTATCTCTCATTACCAAGAACCTTCAGTTGCGGTCAGGGAGTGTAGTGCTTCCCCTGCATGATCCTGTAAAGTTGGCAGAAGACTGGTCGCTGGTAGATAACCTTAGCAAGGGCCGGATAGGTATGAGTATCGCATCAGGCTGGCAGCCAGATGACTTTGTACTGAATAATGAACACTACCATGACCGCCGCGAAGAGATGCGGGATAAGATCGAAGTTCTGAAAAAATTATGGAAAGGTGAAGGTATTTTGCGTAAAAACGGTATCGGTAAAGACTTTGAGATCAGGATCAGGCCAAGGCCCGTACAGAATGAATTGCCGCTGTGGATCACGGCCGCCGGAAACCCTGATACCTTTAAGTATGCCGGTGAAATTGGGGCTAATGTTCTGACCCACATGCTGGGGCAGTCACTGGAACGCCTGGAAGAGAACATAAAGGTGTATCACCAGGCCCTTAATGAAAGTGGACACAAGGCTGAGGACAAGGTCATAACTCTGATGCTCCATACCTACATTGACGAAACAGAACAATTGGCACTCGGCATCAGCGAGAAGCCCTTTAAAGAATACCTGGGATCTTCTATTAAACTGATGGAGCCTTTGGCAAATGAATTAGGGCTGGACGTAAATACCCAGGCGGAGGAACTGATTGATCTGGCTTTCCAAAAATTCAGTCGCGAAAATACCTTGTTTGGTTCACCTGAGTCAGTGCAGGGAATGCTGCAGGCTGTGAGTGAGATAGGCGTTACCGAACTGGCCTGCCTGGTCGACTTTGGCGTGGAAGTACCCAAGGTTCTGGAAAACCTGGGCAAGATTGTAGAGACCAGGGAGCTATTCGAATCGGGTTCAGCATTTGCCGAAATGCTTAATATCGACAATCAGAAAACCGAGCTGGATCTGATAGACGAATACAGCATCACGCATGTACAGATGACACCGTCTCAGTCAAAACTGACGATGGATCTGTACAAACAGACACCCGGTAAAAAACTGACCTCTGTAAAACACTGGTTCATTGGGGGAGAAGCACTTAATGAAACAGTTGTGGAAGAAGTTGCTTCTATCGCTGAATGCAAGGTTTATAATATGTATGGCCCTACGGAAACTACCGTATGGTCGGCCTGGAGGGAAGTCCGCCCCGGGGATATCCGTATAGGTGGCCCTGTAATTAATACTGACCTGCTATTGCTTAATACATATGGACAAGCTGTTCCGGTTGGTGTAGTAGGCGAACTGTATATCGGTGGCGAAGGCGTTACCAAAGGGTATTATAATAATGAAAAGCTTACTCATAATGCCTATGCCGTAATTGACCATCCTTACTTTGGTAAAAAAAGGTTTTACCGCACTGGAGACCTGATGAAATATAACGGTGATGGTACTTTTGACTATGTGAGCAGGAAGGATAACCAGGTAAAAGTCAATGGTTACCGGGTGGAACTTGAAGACATAGAAAAGACAATTGGTAAGGTGCCCGGTGTTAAAAACTGTAAAGTGGTACCTGCAATCAGTAATAACACCACTTTTCTTTCTGCCTATGTGGTAAAAGAGGCAGTCGTACACGGCAACTATACAGAGCTACCCTTCGAAAAGCAGGCCAGACCATTCTATTTTCCTGATGGCAGCACTATCTACCATCAGTCCGACCGGCAGTTAGGTATGCTTTACAAAGAAATCATCGAAGATGGTATCTACTTCAAGCATGGTATTTCCGTACCTGAAGATGGCCTCGTAATGGATGTGGGGTCTAACATCGGTACATTTAGTATCGATGTCAGCAGAAGGCAGCCCTCTGCCACCGTGGTAGCTTTCGAGCCCATACCTCAGATTTTCAGCGCTCTGAAGAAGAACTTCGAACACCATCAGATTAAAGGGCGCGTACTGAACTACGGGGTATCCGATAAGAAGGAAAATGCTACCTTTTATTATTATCCTGAAATGGCCGGTATGTCTGGAAGATTTGCCGACCAGGAACAGATAGTGGATGCGGTCAGGCAGTACATCGCCAACGACCAGAAGAAGCTTGATGATGGTAAAGAACAACTGTCAGACGAAGAGTATGCCGGCAGACAGGCACTGTACGAAAGGGTAGAAGAAAACAAGGGGCTTACTAAAGAAATGGAGCAATACCTCTCATCTATCTACGCTGCAGAAGAAGTAGACTGTAAGCTTACCACTATTTCAGACGTAATAGACGAGATGGGCATCAGGACCGTAGACCTGCTAAAGGTGGATGTGGAGAAGAGTGAGTGCCTGGTACTGGAAGGTATCCGGTCTGAACACTGGTCTATGATCCGGCATATGGCCCTGGAAGTAGATGGTGATAAAAACTTGGGTATAATAACAAAAAAGCTTCGAGAACATGGCTATGAAGTAAACGTCGAGGACTTGGTGCTGAGCGATGCAGATGTACCAAGGGAAGAAAATACCTATATGCTATATGCTACTAATAATGCATATGGTGTAATGCCTAATAACGGGGCATTATATAATATACAAGCGCAGGCGAATGAAAATGCTATTCGTGAGTATCTGAAATCTGCACTGCCTGAATACATGGTCCCCAAAGATATCAACTTTGTGCCCGCTATTCCGCTTATGGAAAATGGAAAGGTTGATATGGTGAAACTTAAGGCGACAAAGTCCACGGAAACCCAACCGGCACAGAAGGTAAAACTGGCGAACCAAACCGAGCAGGACATCTACGCCCTGTGGTGTGAAGTACTCAAGAAAGATAGTATCCCTTATCACGTAAGCATTTTTGAAGCAGGTGGCAATTCTATAGAGATCGTCCGGCTGCACGAGAAAATGCAAAAGAAATTTGATAAGACCTTCTCCCTTATCGAACTGTTCAGGAACCCTACTATAGCCCAGCAGGCTAAGCTGATACAGAATGCCGGTGGCAGCACTGCAAAGAGTGCCAGTAAGGCTAAGGATAAAGGGGCCGCCAGGAGGAACAGGCGTATAAATAAAATGAAGTAA